GGCCTTGTCATGTTGACCGATGGCATGTCGGATATGCCTGGCCTGCCGGAGCCCGATTTCCAGCTTGGCCGCTTCGACGCGGGTAAGGGGAAGGTGCGCCTGGTGGACGATAGTCAGTTCGATTTTGCCGCTTTGCCGGTGGATCCCAGCTATCAGGTGCTGGACTACGCCGGTGGCTTGTACACGGGCGAGGGACGTCATCAGGGAGTGTGGGCAGGGCAATCCCGTTTCGCCCTGTCCAGCCCGCCCTGATTTCCCGGTGTCGCGGGTAGGTTGAGACCCCGGCGCTACCGCACGCACAAACAAAAACACCGGCCAATGGCCGGTGTTTTTGATGAATCGATTGGTCGGGGAGACAGGATTCGAACCTGCGACTTCTACGTCCCGAACGTAGCGCTCTACCAGGCTGAGCTACACCCCGACGGGAGCCGCGTATATTAGCCATGACCGGCACCCTTGGCAACAGGTTGTCTCACTTTTTTTACAAACCGCGCGCGGGGCCGTCCGCGGCCATCTGTTACTCTATGGGGCTGCCGCATGGCGGCCTACGTACAGCCCCAAGAGGAATTGCATGGCACTCACCCCGGCCCGCACGATGCCTGGTGTCCTCGAGCTCCTGCCGCTCGACCAGATCGCCTTCCAGCGCATGCTCGATACCATCCGCCGTAACTACGAGCGGTTCGGTTTCCTGCCTATCGAAACGCCGGTGATCGAGCATAGCGATGTCCTGCTGACCAAGACCGGCGGTGAGACCGAGCGCCAGGTGTATTTCGTGCAGTCCACCGGCTCGCTCAACGCGGCCGACAAGGAGCAGGGCGGTGTGCCCGAGCTGGCACTGCGCTTTGACCTGACCGTGCCGCTCGCCCGCTACGTGGCCGAGCACGAGCACGACCTGAGCTTCCCGTTCCGCCGCTACCAGATGCAGCGCGTGTACCGCGGCGAGCGCGCCCAGCGCGGCCGCTTCCGCGAGTTCTACCAGTGCGATATCGATGTGATCGGCAAGGACAGCCTCTCGGTGCGTTACGACGCCGAGATCCCGGCCGTGATCTACAGCGTGTTCCGCGAGCTGAACATCGGCGCGTTCACCATCCAGCTGAATAACCGCAAGCTCATGCGCGGTTACTTCGAGAACCTGGGCGTGGCCGATCCCGAGCAGCAGATGCTGGTGCTGCGCGAAGTGGACAAGCTGGACAAGCGCGGCGCCGATTACGTGCGCGATACGCTGACCGGCGAGGCCTTCGGCCTGTCGCAGGATGTCGCCGCAAAGATCCTTGCCTTCGTGCAGGTACGTTCCACCTCGGTCGACGATGCGTTCGCCAAGCTCGATGCCCTCGGTAGCGGCTCGGAAACCTTCGAGCAAGGCAAGGCGGAACTGAAGGAAGTCCTCGGCCTCATTCGCGATTTCGGCGTGCCCGAAACGCATTTCGCGCTGAACCTCTCGATCGCGCGCGGCCTGGATTACTACACGGGTACCGTGTACGAAACCACGCTCAATGAACACCTGGGCATCGGTTCGATCTGCTCCGGCGGCCGCTACGAGAACCTGGCCGGCCAGTACACCAAGTCGCACCTGCCGGGCGTGGGCATTTCCATTGGCCTTACCCGCCTTTACTGGCAGCTGCGCGACGCGGGTCTGGTCTCCACCGCGCAAAGCACCGTGGACGTGCTGGTCACCCAGATGGATGCGGCGCAGATGCCGGCCTACCTGGCGGTGGCCAACGAGCTTCGTACCGCCGGTATCGCCACGGAAGTGGTGCTCGAAGGCGGCAAGCTGGGCAAGCAGTTCAAGTACGCCGACCGCGCAGGCATCCGCTTCGTGATCGTGCTGGGCGAGGACGAAATCGCCAAGGGCGTCGTCACCGTGAAGGACCTGCGCCGCGAAGACCAGTTCGAGGTCGCGCGCGCCGATCTGGTGAAGACGCTCCGCGTCGAGCTGGCCCAGGCCGAAATCGGCCGTTGATTGTGCGGTAACGCCGGGGCGTTCCCGGAACCTGTAGGAGCGTGCTTGCGCGCGATTGGGTGCTCGCCGCGAACCCCCATCGCGCGCAAGCGCGCTCCTACATTCATTTGTTTGGTTGCACCTCACCCCCACGGTAGTACGCCATGACCACCAGCATCCTCCTCGACGGCCGCAGCCTCACCCGCGCCCAGGTTGTCGCCATCGCCCGCCAGGGCGCCTCCATCACCCTCGATGAGACGCAGCTGGTCAAGGTAAAGCGCGCCGCGGATTTCCTCGCGGAGAAGGT
Above is a genomic segment from Luteibacter aegosomatissinici containing:
- the hisS gene encoding histidine--tRNA ligase gives rise to the protein MALTPARTMPGVLELLPLDQIAFQRMLDTIRRNYERFGFLPIETPVIEHSDVLLTKTGGETERQVYFVQSTGSLNAADKEQGGVPELALRFDLTVPLARYVAEHEHDLSFPFRRYQMQRVYRGERAQRGRFREFYQCDIDVIGKDSLSVRYDAEIPAVIYSVFRELNIGAFTIQLNNRKLMRGYFENLGVADPEQQMLVLREVDKLDKRGADYVRDTLTGEAFGLSQDVAAKILAFVQVRSTSVDDAFAKLDALGSGSETFEQGKAELKEVLGLIRDFGVPETHFALNLSIARGLDYYTGTVYETTLNEHLGIGSICSGGRYENLAGQYTKSHLPGVGISIGLTRLYWQLRDAGLVSTAQSTVDVLVTQMDAAQMPAYLAVANELRTAGIATEVVLEGGKLGKQFKYADRAGIRFVIVLGEDEIAKGVVTVKDLRREDQFEVARADLVKTLRVELAQAEIGR